From Nicotiana tabacum cultivar K326 chromosome 20, ASM71507v2, whole genome shotgun sequence, one genomic window encodes:
- the LOC107807535 gene encoding uncharacterized protein LOC107807535 isoform X2 — protein MVPNPSDAILRPFSFSPTMEGTSTARDGGGSTSSRSDNSDCDSITKSHSSHRSFPSRRFFMSKPIHPLSIPTETPRREAIDSFSPGFLELDTSTPQRDKHRLSSASGSLDLTEASESFQSEFLSKPCNPSDGFRCGLCERFLSQRSPWSSRRIVRSGDMPVAGVLSCLHVFHAECLEQTTPKSCKSDPPCPICSKLEDGSSPEQRPFSKFFPRLKTFNEDGPSKPWGCAYSGDCVEGALQAPSRSTMLSLNKNRFRKNLSLKGNSGKEFPGKLRKTNTFSSQLFIGSVDHAVVGSSKATSSGKK, from the exons ATGGTGCCAAATCCTTCAG ATGCGATCTTGAGGCCATTTTCATTTTCACCCACAATGGAG GGAACATCAACTGCTAGGGATGGTGGAGGCTCAACTTCATCCCGATCTGACAATAGTGATTGTGATTCAATCACCAAGTCCCATTCGTCTCATCGTAGCTTCCCAAGTCGCCGTTTCTTTATGTCTAAACCCATACATCCTCTGTCAATTCCAACTGAAACACCTAGAAGAGAAGCTATTGACAGCTTCTCACCTGGTTTTTTAGAACTTGATACCTCAACACCGCAAAGAGATAAACACCGCTTGAGCAGTGCTAGTGGCAGTCTTGACCTGACAGAGGCTTCTGAATCCTTCCAATCTGAATTCCTAAGTAAACCTTGTAACCCTTCAGATGGCTTCAGATGCGGGTTATGCGAGAGGTTTCTCTCGCAGAGATCGCCTTGGAGTTCCCGACGAATTGTGAGAAGTGGAGATATGCCAGTTGCTGGGGTTCTTTCATGTCTCCATGTATTTCATGCTGAATGTTTGGAGCAAACTACACCAAAATCATGTAAAAGTGATCCTCCGTGCCCCATCTGCTCCAAGCTCGAAGATGGTAGTTCTCCGGAGCAGCGACCTTTTTCCAAGTTCTTTCCTAGGCTTAAAACGTTCAATGAAGATGGACCGTCCAAGCCTTGGGGCTGTGCTTATTCTGGAGATTGTGTTGAAGGGGCCTTGCAAGCACCATCTCGGAGCACTATGCTCTCACTAAACAAGAACCGGTTTAGGAAGAATCTTTCTTTGAAGGGTAATTCGGGAAAGGAATTTCCAGGGAAATTAAgaaaaactaatacattttcgTCTCAGCTATTTATTGGGTCGGTTGATCATGCTGTGGTGGGATCTTCAAAAGCAACAAGTTCCGGGAAGAAGTAA
- the LOC107807535 gene encoding uncharacterized protein LOC107807535 isoform X1, which translates to MGPHEPYWRTNSSFSPAPSRWDFRFQPEALSFGSNDGVQLYGSSASSNSRESRGWVRGNQLANHQYLVSDGGVGAYYSSPSDISPAQQWTPPAIQEINVDNYGTSRRDAILRPFSFSPTMEGTSTARDGGGSTSSRSDNSDCDSITKSHSSHRSFPSRRFFMSKPIHPLSIPTETPRREAIDSFSPGFLELDTSTPQRDKHRLSSASGSLDLTEASESFQSEFLSKPCNPSDGFRCGLCERFLSQRSPWSSRRIVRSGDMPVAGVLSCLHVFHAECLEQTTPKSCKSDPPCPICSKLEDGSSPEQRPFSKFFPRLKTFNEDGPSKPWGCAYSGDCVEGALQAPSRSTMLSLNKNRFRKNLSLKGNSGKEFPGKLRKTNTFSSQLFIGSVDHAVVGSSKATSSGKK; encoded by the exons ATGGGCCCACACGAGCCCTACTGGCGGACTAATTCAAGCTTCTCGCCAGCACCATCCAGATGGGATTTCCGCTTCCAACCTGAAGCATTGTCTTTTGGGTCTAATGATGGAGTTCAATTGTATGGATCTTCTGCTTCGTCAAACAGTAGAGAGAGTAGAGGTTGGGTGAGGGGAAACCAATTGGCCAATCACCAATATCTCGTATCAGATGGTGGTGTTGGTGCATACTATAGTAGTCCGTCGGATATCTCTCCTGCACAACAATGGACTCCACCAGCTATCCAAGAAATCAATGTTGATAATTATGGTACTTCAAGGAGGG ATGCGATCTTGAGGCCATTTTCATTTTCACCCACAATGGAG GGAACATCAACTGCTAGGGATGGTGGAGGCTCAACTTCATCCCGATCTGACAATAGTGATTGTGATTCAATCACCAAGTCCCATTCGTCTCATCGTAGCTTCCCAAGTCGCCGTTTCTTTATGTCTAAACCCATACATCCTCTGTCAATTCCAACTGAAACACCTAGAAGAGAAGCTATTGACAGCTTCTCACCTGGTTTTTTAGAACTTGATACCTCAACACCGCAAAGAGATAAACACCGCTTGAGCAGTGCTAGTGGCAGTCTTGACCTGACAGAGGCTTCTGAATCCTTCCAATCTGAATTCCTAAGTAAACCTTGTAACCCTTCAGATGGCTTCAGATGCGGGTTATGCGAGAGGTTTCTCTCGCAGAGATCGCCTTGGAGTTCCCGACGAATTGTGAGAAGTGGAGATATGCCAGTTGCTGGGGTTCTTTCATGTCTCCATGTATTTCATGCTGAATGTTTGGAGCAAACTACACCAAAATCATGTAAAAGTGATCCTCCGTGCCCCATCTGCTCCAAGCTCGAAGATGGTAGTTCTCCGGAGCAGCGACCTTTTTCCAAGTTCTTTCCTAGGCTTAAAACGTTCAATGAAGATGGACCGTCCAAGCCTTGGGGCTGTGCTTATTCTGGAGATTGTGTTGAAGGGGCCTTGCAAGCACCATCTCGGAGCACTATGCTCTCACTAAACAAGAACCGGTTTAGGAAGAATCTTTCTTTGAAGGGTAATTCGGGAAAGGAATTTCCAGGGAAATTAAgaaaaactaatacattttcgTCTCAGCTATTTATTGGGTCGGTTGATCATGCTGTGGTGGGATCTTCAAAAGCAACAAGTTCCGGGAAGAAGTAA